Proteins from one Setaria italica strain Yugu1 chromosome V, Setaria_italica_v2.0, whole genome shotgun sequence genomic window:
- the LOC101771899 gene encoding mannan endo-1,4-beta-mannosidase 1, which yields MRLHGALALLLLLCIHVGHQGADARGDGFVRVQGTRFVLNGSPFFANGFNAYWLMSLGADPAQRGKVTSALSQAAGAGLTVARTWAFSDGGSNALQYSPGRYNENTFQGLDFVLSEARKHGIKMILSLVNSYDSFGGRKQYVQWAREQGQSIGSDDEFFTNPVVKGFYKNHIKTVLMRVNTITGVVYKDDPTIMAWELMNEPRCPSDLSGRTLQSWIAEMAAHVKSIDGAHLLETGLEGFYGASSPSRGAVNPSGYQVGADFLANNRVPGVDFATVHAYPDQWLPGLDAPSQLRFLGAWLDAHIADAGRVLRKPLLVAEFGKSRRDPGYGGGDAQRDAVFGAVYAKVYESARAGGAAAGALFWQLLAEGMDSYGDGYEVVLGRAPSSTAGVIATQSRRLQGLARAFARARKAQHQQGKASGKGAKGGN from the exons ATGAGGCTTCATGGAGCTCTTGCTCTGCTTCTGCTCCTGTGCATCCATGTAGGCCATCAAGGAGCAGATGCCAGGGGGGACGGGTTCGTGAGGGTCCAGGGCACCCGCTTCGTGCTCAACGGCAGCCCGTTCTTCGCCAACGGGTTCAACGCCTACTGGCTCATGTCCTTAGGCGCCGACCCCGCCCAGAGGGGCAAGGTCACCTCGGCGCTGAGCCaggccgcgggcgccggcctCACCGTGGCCAGGACGTGGGCGTTTAGCGACGGCGGCAGCAATGCCCTGCAGTACTCCCCCGGCCGCTACAACGAGAACACCTTCCAG GGGTTGGATTTCGTTCTATCTGAGGCTAGGAAGCATGGGATTAAGATGATACTGAGCCTTGTGAACAGCTACGATAGCTTTGGAGGGAGGAAGCAGTATGTGCAGTGGGCAAGAGAGCAGGGGCAAAGCATTGGGTCTGACGATGAGTTCTTCACTAACCCTGTTGTCAAGGGCTTCTACAAGAACCATATCAAG ACCGTGCTGATGCGGGTGAACACGATCACCGGCGTGGTGTACAAGGACGACCCGACGATCATGGCGTGGGAGCTGATGAACGAGCCCCGGTGCCCGTCAGACCTCTCCGGCCGGACCCTCCAGTCGTGGAtcgcggagatggcggcgcacgTCAAGTCCATCGACGGCGCCCACCTCCTGGAGACCGGCCTGGAGGGCTTCTACGgcgcgtcgtcgccgtcccggGGTGCCGTGAACCCGTCGGGGTACCAGGTGGGCGCCGACTTCCTCGCCAACAACCGGGTGCCCGGGGTCGACTTCGCCACCGTGCACGCGTACCCGGACCAGTGGCTGCCCGGCCTGGACGCCCCCTCGCAGCTCCGGTTCCTGGGCGCCTGGCTCGACGCCCACATCGCCGACGCGGGGCGCGTGCTGCGGAAGCCGCTGCTGGTGGCGGAGTTCGGCAAGTCCCGGAGGGACCCCgggtacggcggcggcgacgcccagCGGGACGCGGTGTTCGGGGCGGTGTACGCCAAGGTCTACGAGTCGGCGCGGGCCGGGGGGGCAGCGGCCGGGGCGCTGTTCTGGCAGCTCCTGGCGGAGGGGATGGATTCGTACGGGGACGGGTACGAGGTCGTGCTGGGCCGGGCGCCGTCGTCCACCGCCGGCGTCATCGCGACGCAGAGCCGGAGGCTGCAGGGGCTCGCCAGGGCgttcgcgcgcgcgcgcaaggCCCAGCACCAGCAGGGGAAGGCGTCGGGCAAAGGTGCCAAGGGCGGCAACTGA